The Nitrospira sp. sequence GATCGTTCGGGCTCGACACTGTGGCGGACAACTCAGAATTTTTAAGCATGCTGATTCCGGAGAGTCAAATTCGCGCGCTCATTCGTCTTCTGTCTGATGAGGACGACAAGATTGTCCGTACCATCAGCGGAAGACTCATCGATATCGGTCCATCGGCCGTCCCGCTTCTCCAGGAGGCGGAAATCGAGCAGCCCGAAATGGCCGATCGAATCGCCTCTGTCCTGGAAGAAATCCGAGGAGGAAAACTGGAGGACGAGCTCGCGCACTTGGTTGCCCTGCCGAACGAAGGCATGAGTCTGGAAACCGGCGCCTTCCTCATCGCCCGCTACGCCTATCCGGCGCTGGATGTCGCTCGCTATCGTGAACAGTTGGATACGATGGCGGACGAAGTTCGAGCGCGGATCGGCTATCGAGCTTCCGGGGAGGAAGCCGTCAATGCGCTCAACCGTTATTTGTTTGCCGAGCAAGGGTTCAAAGGTAACACCAAGAACTATTATGAAATCGAGAACAGCTACCTCAACTGTGTCATGGATCGGCGAGTCGGCATCCCGATCAGCCTGTCGGCGGTGTATCTCTTTATTGGACAGCGCTTGGCGCTGCCGCTGTTCGGCATCGGCATGCCCGGACACTTTTTGGTGAAGTACGAGTCCGATCGGTACAAGATCTTCATCGACTGTTTCAACCACGGCGCCTTGTTGACGGAAAAAAACTGTGCCCGGTTTTTAACCGAGGCCGGTTACGGGTTCGACGACAAGTACCTGCAAAAAAGTCCGGTTCGGGCGATATTGTCCCGCATGGTCAAAAACCTCTTGGCGATCTATTCTAAGGCCGGAGATTCCGTCAAGACCGCCCGCCTGACCAAATTCATCGAGATCCTTGGCGGCGCTCCTCGCGAAGAGGGGCTGTAAGCATTACAGCCGTATCGTCATTCCGTCCTTGCCCTTCCAAATCTTGCCCCGATACTGCTCCGCCGCCTGTGCTTTGACGTCGTATCGATCCGCGATCGGATAGAAGTGCGAAAGAACGAGCTGCCCCACACCGGCCTCCTTCGCCACCTGGCCGCACTGCCCGGCATGCAGATGGGTGGGGCCGGGACGATTAGCCGGGAACGAGCAATCGAGCACAGCCAGGTCGGCCTCCACACAGAGCGAGACGAGTGCGTCGCAATATTGAGTGTCTCCTGAATACACGACCGCCTTACCTTGGTACTCGATCCGATAGCCGACGCTTGAAAGGTCCGGAACATGGACCACGGGCTTGGGGATGATACGTGTATCCCCGATCGAGAAGGGTTTGCCGGCGACTTCCTTCATGACCACGCCGAACGGGGCCGAGGAAAAGCTGGGGAAGCTATGCATGATCGATCGTAAGAGACGGATCGTGCCTTTCGGCCCGATCAGGGTCAGCCCTGGGCGATGGCCTCCTCCGTATTTGGTGTAGATCACCGCGTCGAAGAAGAATGTGATGAAGTCGGAAAAATGGTCGGCATGAAAATGGGAGAACAAGATGTGCGTGATCCGGTGTCGGTCGACACCAGCTTTGATCATGTTCGTCAAGGTGCGCGGGCCGAAATCAAGGAGAATATATTGATCGGTGCGCACAAGATACCCCGCCGCAGCACGCGTGGGGTGCATGTTCGTCCCGGAACCAAGAATCGTCAAGCGCATGAGCTGGAAATGTCAGCCATGGGTTAAGTCGCAACGCTCAGTTGAGCAAGGAGTTTTTGAGCTTCAATCAAGTCGGGATTGGCGCCTTGTTCGTTCAATCTTGCGCGAACCGAATCCAAGGTGCGTCTAGCCATATCTGGTTTGTTCAGGTTGCGCAAGAGCCTCGCGAGACTCGTCGCGGCTCTGAGTTCGAGCATTCGTGCCTGTTGATCGTGGGCAATCTGCACGGCTTCAGAAAAACACTGCTCTGCTGCGAAGGTCGATGGGTCAGGTTGCGCAAGGAGGAGCTCGCCTTTCAGTCGAAGCAGCTCCGCTTGCCAGCACAGCTCTCCCTGGGTTACAGCGAGCTCCTGTGCTTGCTGAACGGCGACCAAGCCTTCCGCCGTATGTTGATTCCGTAAATGATTCTCGGCGAGTAACGCCAACGTATAGGTGTTGTTGAGACTCGCTTTGGCTCTCTGTGCCGCCGAGAGTCCTTCTACCAACCTTTCAAGGCCGTTCTCCTTTCCTTGCTCGGCCAACGCCCAGCCTTGAAAGGACATCGCCCATGCCAACGGGACTTCAAACGAGTGCTTGGTGGACAGCATGATGGCTTCTTCGGTCAGGCTCAGGGTCCTATTCGTGTCACGAAGAATCGAACCGACCCATGAAGCGGTCGCCAACGTAAATGCCAACGTGTATGGATGTTCCAGCTCTCTTGCCATGGCGATGGCCTCCGTCACCAGCGCTTCGACTTCGTCTACCTCTCCCAATATCCATAACGTTCTCGCCAGCATGATTCTCGCCGTGATGCCGGGATCTTGGGTATAGGGTAAGACTTGCGAACGGTGTCGATCTGGATCATAGAGCGATCTTGCTTGACGTAAATGTGCCTTGGCTTCGCCAAACCGGCCAAGGAAGGAGTACGTCGAGCCCACACTCTCGTGCGCTCGAATCAGCAAATCGGGATTCTGCTGCTGGCTTGCCCACGAGAGGAGACTTTCCGCCAGCGTGCACGCCTTGGCGAGGGGTCCTCTGACGAGATGAAAGACCCATAGTCCCCAGATAGAGAGAAAATATTGCTCAGAACCGGGATTCTCCTGTGAGAGACTTCTTGCTCTGAGATAGTTGTTCTCTATTTCATCGGACGCATACCCTCGCAATGTCAGCAAAGGAGCACCGCGCGCGATGAGCAGTTCCAACTCCAGCGCATGACGCTCCGGGCTTTGCGGCAGCGTCTCAAGCAGATGTAAGGTTCGATCAAAATGGCTGAGCGCTTCCGCATCCGCGGATCGCGCCGCATCTCTGCGCGCCGCAAGATGCCAATAATGAACAGCCGAGCTGATGACGCCTGCCTGCTCATAGTGATAGGCAAGCAACTCCGGTTCCGCTTTGACACGCTCTGCGAATCTGTTCTCCAACGCGTGAGCGATACGGGCATGGAGGGCACGGCGTGATTTTTTTGGCAGCGTGCTATAGGCAGCGTCTTGGATGAGCGCGTGTTTAAAGAGGTATTTCGCAGCAGGGATATCCCCTTCTTGAAAAATGAGCCCCGATGCTGTCAGCAAGTGGAGCGCCGTTTTCAACTCCCCCTCGGCGACATCAACGGTTTCCCGCAACAGCTCGTAGCTGAACTCCCGCCCGATCGAGGCCCCCATTTGGACAATCTCCTTGGCGGGACCCAATCGGTCTATTCGTTCCATGAGCAAGGCTTGCAAAGAGTCAGGGATGGATAGGTCTCGTAATGGCGCCGTCAGGGTGAACGAGTCTTTCTCTTCGGTCAGCAATCCTGACTCGAGTAGGTTTTTCGTCAACTCTTCGATGTAAAGAGGGACCCCATCGGTCTTGGCCAGAATCGCTTGTTCCACTTCAAGCGGAAGTGTCTTTCCTCCGGTCATCGATCCAAGAAGCTCTGCGCTATGCCGCCGGGGAAGCCGGCTCAACGTCAGAAACGTCACGTGACTGTACTCCGCCCAGACCGGTTTAAAATCAGGCCGAAAGGTGATGATCAATAACGCGCGCATCGGCTGGATGCGGTCGATAATCCTTGTCAGCAGGTCCATCGTTGTCGGATCGACCCAATGGGCGTCTTCCACGATAAAGAGTGTCGGGCGACGAGCGGCCAGTCTTTGGAGTTGCTGTACAAGTGCTTCAAGGGTCATTTCCTTCCGCTTTTCGGGTGACACGTGCGGTAGTGGAGACAGGCCATCTGCGCAGATCGAGAGCAGGTCCGCCAGCAATGACACCGTGGTCCGGTCATTGATGCCGCTATCGACGGCCAGTGCCTCGAGTTTCCGTAGTTGCACCGAGGGGGTGTCTTCACCGCACAGTCCAGCCGCCTGTCGTAGATACGTGATGGCCGGATACAGTGCCGTATTTGTGTGATAAGGCGAACATTGAAATTGAATCGTCTGGTACCCTTCCTCGGCAAGTCGGTCACACAGACTGCGGACCATGCGAGACTTGCCGATCCCGGCCTCACCGCAAAGGATGACCACCTGCCCTTCGCCACAAACAGCTTCGTGCCATCGCCCCAAGAGAAGTGCCGTTTCGTGCTCCCTGCCTATGAAATGGCCCAATCGGCCGGAACGATAAGACTCGAACCGGCTGGCCGACGGTTTGCTGCTGACAACCTGCCAGATATGCACCGGCGTTTCGAATCCCTTGAGAGAAAAGGCGCCTCGGTCCGCAAACTCGAACTCATCTCCGACCAGGCGCTTCGTCGTCGAGTCAACAATCAATTGATTGGGTTCGGCCAACGCCTGCAGGCGCGCGGCCAGATTCGGAGTTTCGCCGAATACTGACCGCTCCTTCGCCGCTTCCTGTCCGATGACTTCGCCGACTATGACATGGCCTGTCGCGATTCCAATTCGTGCGGCAATTTCAAAGCCCTTTTGGACAGTATTTTCGCGAGGAAGAGCCTTGACCAGATCCAGCACGGCCAGCCCGGCATGTACCGCTCGTTCCGCGTCATGCTCGTAGGCCTGAGGGTATCCGAAATACACCAGCACCCCGTCACCCATGTATTTTGCGATATAGCCGTTGAATCGGCTGATCGCTTGGCTACAGGTATCGAGAAAACGTCGGATGGCCGTTTGGAGGTCTTCAGGATCCAACTGACTCGCAAGTGCTGTCGAACCCACGAGATCACAAAACATGATCGTCAATTGGCGACGCTCTGCTCGCTCTCCATCGGAAGGGAACGGTGTTATTCCCCGGCCGGTTTCAGCCGGTTGAGGCTTCGTGCCGCCACCCTCACCGGTTTGTGGCAATTGCGCAATGGCACGCAATAGCTTCTTCCGATGGCCCAGCAACACACCAAGCGACGCCAAGTCGACATCGTTCAATTCGGACAGAACATCCCAGGTAATGGCGTTTTGCTGAAATGATTCTCGATAGACGCCGAGACCAAGGCCTTCCAGCCACGCTGATACGGGATCATCCATGATCAACAAGCTCTATGATGAATGAACGTGCGCGGACCGATGGAGCGCACGAGAGAGACGGATTCCCTCTTGCAGACGATAAGGCCGTCGTCGATAATGATTGTATGTCCGGCGATACC is a genomic window containing:
- a CDS encoding ribonuclease Z; the encoded protein is MHPTRAAAGYLVRTDQYILLDFGPRTLTNMIKAGVDRHRITHILFSHFHADHFSDFITFFFDAVIYTKYGGGHRPGLTLIGPKGTIRLLRSIMHSFPSFSSAPFGVVMKEVAGKPFSIGDTRIIPKPVVHVPDLSSVGYRIEYQGKAVVYSGDTQYCDALVSLCVEADLAVLDCSFPANRPGPTHLHAGQCGQVAKEAGVGQLVLSHFYPIADRYDVKAQAAEQYRGKIWKGKDGMTIRL
- a CDS encoding AAA family ATPase; this translates as MMDDPVSAWLEGLGLGVYRESFQQNAITWDVLSELNDVDLASLGVLLGHRKKLLRAIAQLPQTGEGGGTKPQPAETGRGITPFPSDGERAERRQLTIMFCDLVGSTALASQLDPEDLQTAIRRFLDTCSQAISRFNGYIAKYMGDGVLVYFGYPQAYEHDAERAVHAGLAVLDLVKALPRENTVQKGFEIAARIGIATGHVIVGEVIGQEAAKERSVFGETPNLAARLQALAEPNQLIVDSTTKRLVGDEFEFADRGAFSLKGFETPVHIWQVVSSKPSASRFESYRSGRLGHFIGREHETALLLGRWHEAVCGEGQVVILCGEAGIGKSRMVRSLCDRLAEEGYQTIQFQCSPYHTNTALYPAITYLRQAAGLCGEDTPSVQLRKLEALAVDSGINDRTTVSLLADLLSICADGLSPLPHVSPEKRKEMTLEALVQQLQRLAARRPTLFIVEDAHWVDPTTMDLLTRIIDRIQPMRALLIITFRPDFKPVWAEYSHVTFLTLSRLPRRHSAELLGSMTGGKTLPLEVEQAILAKTDGVPLYIEELTKNLLESGLLTEEKDSFTLTAPLRDLSIPDSLQALLMERIDRLGPAKEIVQMGASIGREFSYELLRETVDVAEGELKTALHLLTASGLIFQEGDIPAAKYLFKHALIQDAAYSTLPKKSRRALHARIAHALENRFAERVKAEPELLAYHYEQAGVISSAVHYWHLAARRDAARSADAEALSHFDRTLHLLETLPQSPERHALELELLIARGAPLLTLRGYASDEIENNYLRARSLSQENPGSEQYFLSIWGLWVFHLVRGPLAKACTLAESLLSWASQQQNPDLLIRAHESVGSTYSFLGRFGEAKAHLRQARSLYDPDRHRSQVLPYTQDPGITARIMLARTLWILGEVDEVEALVTEAIAMARELEHPYTLAFTLATASWVGSILRDTNRTLSLTEEAIMLSTKHSFEVPLAWAMSFQGWALAEQGKENGLERLVEGLSAAQRAKASLNNTYTLALLAENHLRNQHTAEGLVAVQQAQELAVTQGELCWQAELLRLKGELLLAQPDPSTFAAEQCFSEAVQIAHDQQARMLELRAATSLARLLRNLNKPDMARRTLDSVRARLNEQGANPDLIEAQKLLAQLSVAT